In Clavibacter californiensis, the sequence TGCTGACGATCTTCGCGATCGTGCTCGTGATGAACGCCGTCAACTTCATCGACGGGCTCGACGGCCTGGTCGCGGGAGTGGCGATCATCGCGAACGGCGCCTTCTTCCTCTACAGCTTCCTGCTCTCGGACACCGCCACCGGCCAGACCGAGCGCTTCAACCTGGCGTCCCTCATCAGCGCGATCCTCATCGGCGCGTGCCTCGGCTTCCTCCCCTTCAACTGGCACCCCGCGAAGCTGTTCATGGGCGACGCCGGCGCGCTGCTCGTCGGCCTCCTCATGGCCACGAGCGCTATCGCCGTCACGGGCGAGATCGACCCGAACCCGGAGACGTTCGGCCGCTCGCAGCTGCTGCCCGCGTTCCTGCCGATCCTCCTGCCGTTCGCGATCCTCATCGTCCCGCTGCTCGACTTCGCCCTCGCGGTGTTCCGGCGCCTCAAGGCCGGAAAGTCGCCCTTCAGCGCCGACCGCAAGCACCTGCACCACCGCCTGCTCGACATGGGCCACTCGCGCCTGCACGCGACGCTGATCTTCTACGCGTGGACGGGCGTCGTGTCCGCCGGCTGCCTGCTCATGTTCGTCGTGCAGCCGTACGCGTGGGGCGTGGCCTTCATCGCGGTCGGCATGGTGGCATGCGCGGTCGTGACCCTGGCCCCGCTGAGCCGCCGCAAGCGCCTCGAGGCCGCCGCGCAGCTCGTGCCCGCCGACGCCGAGTCCGATGACGCCGCGGCGTACGACCCGCTCGACGAGGCCGCGGTCGACCGGCCGCTCGCGCGCCTCACGGAGTCCGAGCTGGAGGAGGTCGAGCGCGAGCACGCCGAGCTCGCCACGGGAGCCATCGCGACCCGCCCCACCGACGCCCCGAACCCGGGGACAGCCAAGGAGACGACATGACCGACAGCCCGAGCGCCCCCGCCCCGGCCCAGACCCCCGCGAAGAAGGACGTCTTCACGCGCATCCTCATCGGGGGAGCGCTGCTCGCCCTCGCCATCGCGGTGGTCGGCGGCATCGTCGGCTTCGCGGTCGACGGCGGCCGCGGCCTCCTCAGCGCCGTCATCGGCAGCGCCATGGCCCTCGTCTTCCTCGGGCTCACGGCCGGCAGCATCCTCTTCGCGAACCGGTTCCAGTCCTCGCCCATCTACCCGACGCTGTTCTTCTCGGTCGTGCTCGGCGCGTGGCTGCTCAAGTTCGTGGTGTTCCTCGCGGTCGCGATGGTGCTCAAGGAGCAGCAGTGGATCAACCTGGTCGTGCTCTTCGTGACGGTGATCGTGGGCGTCGTGGGCACCCTCGCGATGGACATGATCGTGATCACCAGGGCCCGCGTCGGCTACGTCAGCGACGCACAGCTCCCCGGGCGCTGACCGCGCGCCCTCGGGCCGCGGGAGGAGGGGACGCGATTAGTCAGGGCACCCTCATTGTTGATAGTCTCTGTCAAGACGATTCCCGTCGGGCCGTGCCCAGATCCACCTCACGCCGGCGTCTTCTCACCCCATCCGTTCGTCGCCGCGAGAGCTCGTGCTCCACGCCCCGAAACAGGAGATAGCGCTGTTAGCCACCGCTGCACCCAGCATCATCACCCTCGCCGCTGAAGACTCGGGTGAGGGGTTCCACGCTCCCACTCTCGAGGAGTTCTTCCCGCCGATCGCCTTCTTCGAGGGCACGGGCTTCGACCTCAACCGCATCATGCTCATCAGGCTCCTGGTGATGGCGGTCCTCGTCGTCCTGTTCGTCGTCGGCACGCGCAAGCTCGCGCTGGTGCCCGGCCGCGGCCAGAACCTCGTCGAGATGGGCGTCGACTTCGTCCGCGTCAACATCGCGGAGGACATCCTCGGCAAGAAGGACGGCCGGCGCTTCCTGCCGATCATCATGACCATCTTCTTCCTGGTGCTCGGCATGAACCTGACGGGCGTCGTCCCGTTCCTCAACATCGCGGGCACGTCGGTCATCGGCCTCCCGCTGCTCCTGGCCCTCGTGGCGTACGTGACCTTCATCTACGCCGGCATCAAGGACCGGGGCGTGATGTTCTTCAAGAACACGCTGTTCCCCGCCGGCGCGCCGAAGCCGGTCTACCTGCTCCTCACGCCCATCGAGTTCCTCTCGACGTTCATCATCCGGCCGGTCGCGCTCACGCTCCGACTCCTGATGAACATGCTCGTGGGGCACCTCCTGCTGGTGCTCTGCTTCTCCGCGACGTGGTTCTTCCTCTTCGAGGCACAGGGCGCGCTCAAGATCCTGGGCGCAGGCACCCTCGTCCTCGGGTTCGCGTTCACGCTCTTCGAGCTGCTCGTCGCCGTCCTGCAGGCCTACATCTTCGCCCTCCTCACCGCCGTCTACATCCAGATGGCCGTGGCGGAGGAGCACTAAGCGATCTCGTCGACCAACGAGATCACCCAACCGGAAGGAAACCCCAGTGGACCCCATCATTCTCGCCGAGATCAACGGCAACATCGCGACCGTCGGCTACGGCCTCGCAGCGATCGGCCCCGGCATCGGTGTCGGGATCGTCGCGGGCAAGACCGTCGAGGCCATGGCCCGCCAGCCTGAGATGGCCGGCAGCCTCCGCACCACGATGTTCCTCGGCATCGCGTTCTCCGAGGCGCTCGCGCTCATCGGCCTCGCGACCTACTTCATCTTCACCAACTAGGGGAGTCGCACATGCTCACGCCCCACAACGTGATGGCGGCAGGTGAAGAAGCGCCGAGCATCCTCCTACCCGCGGTCTACGACATCGTGTGGTCGGCGGTCGTGTTCGTCGTCCTCCTGGTCGTCATCTGGAAGTACGCGCTCCCGCGCGTCTACGCCATGCTCGACGGTCGCACCGAGGCCATCGCTGGCGGCATCGAGAAGGCCGAGCGCGCGCAGGCGGAAGCCGACGCGGCGAAGGCCGAGCTCACCGCTCAGCTCGCCGAGGCGCGCGCCGAGGCCGGCCGCATCCGCGAGCAGGCCCGCGTCGACGCCACGGCGATCGCCGCGGAGATCAAGGAGCAGGCCACGGCCGACGCCGCCCGGATCACCGCCAGCGCGCAGCAGCAGATCGAGGCCGAGCGCCAGCAGGCGGTCGTCTCGCTCCGCTCCGAGGTCGGATCGCTCGCGATCGACCTCGCGTCGGGTGTCATCGGCCAGAGCCTCACGGACGACCAGCGCTCCACGGCGCTCGTCGACCGGTTCCTCGCCGACCTGGAGGCCAGCGAGATCGCCGGCAGGACGGGATCCGCCAGCTGATGGGCAGTGCATCGCGCGCATCGCTCGATTCCGCACGCCGCGTCCTGGCGGAGCTCGGGGGCGTCGACCTGTCGACGGCCGGTCAGCTCCTCGGAGCCGGCCGCGCCATCGGCGGATCCACGCACCTGCTCTCCGCGCTCGCGGACACCGGCATCGCGCCGGAGGTCAAGCACAGCATCGTGGACCGGGTCTTCGGCTCCACCGTCCAGGAGCCGGCGCTCCGCGTCCTCCGCGCGGTCGTCGACGGCCGCTGGTCGTCGCACGACGAGCTGCTGGCGGGCATCGAGGAGCTCGGCATCCGCGCCGTCGCGATCTCGGCGCCCGAGGGCACGCCCGTCGAGTCCGAGCTGTTCACGTTCGGACGCGCGGTGTCCACCGACGACGGCCTCGAGCTGGCGTTCGGCGACAAGCTGGGCGACCCCGAGGCCAAGTCGACGCTCGTCCACCGTCTCCTCGACGGCCGGGCATCGGAGCAGACGGTCGTCATCGTGGAGCAGCTCGTGCAGCAGCCCCGCGGCCGCCGCATCGGCGAGCTCGTCCGTCACGCCGCCACCCTCGTGGCCGACCAGGCGGGCCTCACCATCGCCACGGTCAGCGTCGCCTCGCCCCTGTCGCCCGAGCAGTCGGAGCGCCTCGCGCAGGCGCTGAGCCGCCGGTACTCCCGGCGGATCGAGCTGAACCAGGTCGTGGACCGCGACCTCGTCGGCGGCCTCCGCGTCCAGATCGGCGATGACGTCATCGACGGCAGCGTCGCCACCAGGATCAACGATTTGAGACTCCAGTTCGCCTGACCGGCGGGCGTCACCTCGGGAGCCGTCCGCTCTCGTGAATGCAAAGGGAAAGAAGATGGCAGAACTTTCGATCAGCCCCGACGAGATCCGGGACGCGCTCAAGGACTTCGTGCAGTCCTACGAGCCCGGCAAGGCCTCGACCACCGAGGTCGGCTACGTGCTCGACGCGGGCGACGGAATCGCCCACGTGCAGGGCCTGCCCGGCGTCATGGCCAACGAGCTCATCACGTTCGCCGACGGGACCCTGGGCCTCGCCCAGAACCTGGAGGAGAGCGAGATCGGCGTCATCGTGCTCGGCGAGTTCGCCGGCATCGAGGAGGGCATGGAGGTGCGCCGCACCGGCGAGGTGCTCTCCGTCCCCGTCGGCGACGGCTACCTCGGTCGCGTCGTGGACCCGCTGGGCAACCCCATCGACGGCCAGGGCGAGATCGCGACCGAGGGCCGCCGCGCCCTCGAGCTCCAGGCGCCCGGCGTCATGCAGCGCAAGAGCGTCCACGAGCCCATGCAGACCGGCATCAAGGCCATCGACGCCATGATCCCGATCGGCCGCGGCCAGCGCCAGCTCATCATCGGCGACCGCCAGACCGGCAAGACGGCCATCGCCATCGACACGATCATCAACCAGAAGGCCAACTGGGAGTCCGGCGACACGAACAAGCAGGTGCGCTGCATCTACGTCGCCATCGGCCAGAAGGGCTCCACCATCGCCTCGGTGAAGGGCGCCCTCGAGGAGGCCGGCGCCATGGAGTACACGACCATCGTCGCGTCCCCCGCGTCCGACCCCGCCGGCTTCAAGTACCTCGCGCCCTACACCGGCTCGGCCATCGGCCAGCACTGGATGTACGGCGGCAAGCACGTCCTCATCATCTTCGACGACCTGTCCAAGCAGGCCGAGGCCTACCGCGCCGTCTCCCTCCTCCTGCGCCGCCCGCCGGGACGCGAGGCGTACCCCGGCGACGTGTTCTACCTGCACTCCCGCCTGCTCGAGCGCTGCGCCAAGCTCTCGGACGAGCTGGGCGCCGGTTCGATGACGGGCCTGCCCATCATCGAGACGAAGGCGAACGACGTCTCGGCGTACATCCCGACCAACGTGATCTCGATCACCGACGGCCAGATCTTCCTCCAGTCGGACCTGTTCAACGCGAACCAGCGTCCCGCGGTGGACGTCGGCATCTCGGTCTCCCGCGTCGGCGGCGACGCCCAGGTGAAGAGCATCAAGAAGGTCTCCGGCACGCTCAAGCTCGAGCTCGCGCAGTACCGCTCCCTCGAGGCGTTCGC encodes:
- a CDS encoding MraY family glycosyltransferase — encoded protein: MTYYAAMAVVSAVITLVLSMVVMKLGYRYKLYPAIRARDVHTRPTPRLGGVAMFAGILVAFAVASQVSWFSLVFDRPGPVFAILGAALMIVVIGVLDDVYDLDWMIKLAGQILAAGLLAWQGVAISSLPIGGLTVGSSQMSIMLTIFAIVLVMNAVNFIDGLDGLVAGVAIIANGAFFLYSFLLSDTATGQTERFNLASLISAILIGACLGFLPFNWHPAKLFMGDAGALLVGLLMATSAIAVTGEIDPNPETFGRSQLLPAFLPILLPFAILIVPLLDFALAVFRRLKAGKSPFSADRKHLHHRLLDMGHSRLHATLIFYAWTGVVSAGCLLMFVVQPYAWGVAFIAVGMVACAVVTLAPLSRRKRLEAAAQLVPADAESDDAAAYDPLDEAAVDRPLARLTESELEEVEREHAELATGAIATRPTDAPNPGTAKETT
- a CDS encoding F0F1 ATP synthase subunit delta, giving the protein MGSASRASLDSARRVLAELGGVDLSTAGQLLGAGRAIGGSTHLLSALADTGIAPEVKHSIVDRVFGSTVQEPALRVLRAVVDGRWSSHDELLAGIEELGIRAVAISAPEGTPVESELFTFGRAVSTDDGLELAFGDKLGDPEAKSTLVHRLLDGRASEQTVVIVEQLVQQPRGRRIGELVRHAATLVADQAGLTIATVSVASPLSPEQSERLAQALSRRYSRRIELNQVVDRDLVGGLRVQIGDDVIDGSVATRINDLRLQFA
- a CDS encoding ATP synthase F0 subunit C encodes the protein MDPIILAEINGNIATVGYGLAAIGPGIGVGIVAGKTVEAMARQPEMAGSLRTTMFLGIAFSEALALIGLATYFIFTN
- the atpA gene encoding F0F1 ATP synthase subunit alpha yields the protein MAELSISPDEIRDALKDFVQSYEPGKASTTEVGYVLDAGDGIAHVQGLPGVMANELITFADGTLGLAQNLEESEIGVIVLGEFAGIEEGMEVRRTGEVLSVPVGDGYLGRVVDPLGNPIDGQGEIATEGRRALELQAPGVMQRKSVHEPMQTGIKAIDAMIPIGRGQRQLIIGDRQTGKTAIAIDTIINQKANWESGDTNKQVRCIYVAIGQKGSTIASVKGALEEAGAMEYTTIVASPASDPAGFKYLAPYTGSAIGQHWMYGGKHVLIIFDDLSKQAEAYRAVSLLLRRPPGREAYPGDVFYLHSRLLERCAKLSDELGAGSMTGLPIIETKANDVSAYIPTNVISITDGQIFLQSDLFNANQRPAVDVGISVSRVGGDAQVKSIKKVSGTLKLELAQYRSLEAFAIFASDLDAASRRQLARGARLTELLKQPQYSPFPIEEQVVSIWAGTKGKLDEVPVEDILRFERELLDHLHRNTEVLSQLKEKNVLTDDIVDAMDKAVDRFKLEFQTGEGKPLASVGSEKFEPAKAEDVNQEQIVKGKR
- the atpB gene encoding F0F1 ATP synthase subunit A, with protein sequence MLHAPKQEIALLATAAPSIITLAAEDSGEGFHAPTLEEFFPPIAFFEGTGFDLNRIMLIRLLVMAVLVVLFVVGTRKLALVPGRGQNLVEMGVDFVRVNIAEDILGKKDGRRFLPIIMTIFFLVLGMNLTGVVPFLNIAGTSVIGLPLLLALVAYVTFIYAGIKDRGVMFFKNTLFPAGAPKPVYLLLTPIEFLSTFIIRPVALTLRLLMNMLVGHLLLVLCFSATWFFLFEAQGALKILGAGTLVLGFAFTLFELLVAVLQAYIFALLTAVYIQMAVAEEH
- a CDS encoding F0F1 ATP synthase subunit B, whose translation is MLTPHNVMAAGEEAPSILLPAVYDIVWSAVVFVVLLVVIWKYALPRVYAMLDGRTEAIAGGIEKAERAQAEADAAKAELTAQLAEARAEAGRIREQARVDATAIAAEIKEQATADAARITASAQQQIEAERQQAVVSLRSEVGSLAIDLASGVIGQSLTDDQRSTALVDRFLADLEASEIAGRTGSAS